The following proteins are co-located in the Insulibacter thermoxylanivorax genome:
- a CDS encoding ABC transporter ATP-binding protein, whose amino-acid sequence MAYPFQIQRRDNAFIRLGSQVWTFLKPYKKPIIIALALMGVELIVELWHPLLMKTVIDEGIMKQDLSAVLGWGGLMVAVALLGFAAGITNSFYSSYVSQHFGYDVRAKLFMRIQHFSVSAFQHFPPSSLITRMTSDVNQLQNVVFMGLRIMLRAPLLMAGSLIMALLIDVRIAGILLIAVPICVTILIWLMRKGFQLFRAVQNQLDATNGIVRENLMGMRLIKAFVRYRREIDRFDRSNTELMERTAKALRLIETTIPILLLLMNISILVILWFGNWQMGIGGVSAGDTAAIVIYATRITGIFGLLSHILMSIARARASASRVQEVLQAEDPGEETLVWEDSRAEMGAEVEEEGPAAAAAEDPCLGKEIIGKLEFEAVTFRYPGTSEPVLRDLSFVVHPGETVAVMGATGSGKSSMFQLIPRLFQPERGRILIDGVDIRDLPLEEWRRSIGMVPQEVVLFTGTIADNIRWGQNNASLDEVMEAAKHAQIHETILELGEGYGTIVGQKGVNLSGGQKQRLSIARALIRKPRLLLLDDSTSALDLKTEAKLLRALKRYDCTTLIITQKVSTAMQADRVILLDQGRIIAQGTHEELTASSDLYRRIVASQFGEKAVSGL is encoded by the coding sequence ATGGCGTACCCCTTTCAAATTCAGAGGAGAGATAACGCTTTCATAAGGTTGGGATCGCAGGTGTGGACCTTTCTAAAACCGTATAAGAAGCCGATCATCATCGCATTAGCCTTGATGGGCGTGGAGTTGATCGTAGAGCTGTGGCATCCGCTGTTGATGAAAACCGTGATCGATGAAGGCATTATGAAGCAAGACTTGTCAGCGGTTCTGGGATGGGGAGGATTAATGGTCGCAGTCGCTTTGCTCGGTTTTGCGGCGGGGATTACGAATTCCTTTTATTCTTCTTATGTCAGCCAACATTTTGGTTACGATGTTCGCGCGAAGTTGTTCATGCGCATACAGCATTTTTCTGTCAGCGCGTTCCAGCACTTCCCGCCATCGTCGCTCATCACGCGGATGACGAGCGACGTGAACCAGCTGCAGAACGTCGTGTTCATGGGGCTGCGCATCATGCTGCGTGCACCGCTCTTGATGGCAGGTTCCCTGATCATGGCTCTGTTAATCGATGTGAGGATCGCAGGGATTCTGCTGATCGCGGTGCCGATCTGCGTGACCATCTTGATCTGGTTGATGAGGAAGGGCTTCCAGTTGTTCCGAGCGGTGCAGAATCAATTGGATGCGACCAATGGAATCGTCCGTGAGAATCTGATGGGCATGCGTCTGATCAAGGCCTTCGTCCGATATCGCCGGGAGATCGACCGCTTCGATCGAAGCAATACCGAGCTCATGGAACGCACCGCAAAGGCGCTGCGTCTCATCGAGACGACGATTCCAATCCTGCTTCTGTTGATGAATATCAGCATATTGGTAATCTTATGGTTCGGCAATTGGCAGATGGGAATCGGCGGTGTAAGTGCAGGGGATACAGCGGCGATCGTCATCTATGCGACGCGGATCACGGGAATCTTCGGTTTGCTCTCTCACATTCTGATGAGTATAGCCCGGGCAAGAGCATCGGCCAGCCGGGTTCAAGAAGTGCTGCAAGCGGAGGATCCGGGGGAGGAAACCCTGGTCTGGGAGGATAGCAGAGCAGAGATGGGCGCGGAGGTCGAGGAGGAAGGTCCAGCTGCCGCTGCTGCAGAGGACCCCTGCCTGGGCAAAGAGATCATAGGCAAGCTGGAGTTCGAAGCGGTGACCTTCCGCTATCCGGGCACTTCGGAACCGGTGCTGCGTGACTTGTCATTCGTGGTGCATCCGGGTGAGACCGTGGCCGTTATGGGCGCGACGGGTTCCGGCAAGTCCTCGATGTTCCAGCTCATCCCGCGGCTATTCCAGCCGGAGCGGGGCCGGATCTTGATCGACGGAGTCGATATCCGCGATCTTCCGCTGGAAGAGTGGCGCCGTTCGATCGGCATGGTGCCGCAGGAGGTCGTCTTATTCACCGGTACCATCGCCGACAATATTCGCTGGGGACAGAATAACGCTTCGCTGGATGAGGTGATGGAAGCCGCCAAGCATGCCCAGATCCATGAGACGATCCTGGAACTCGGCGAAGGCTATGGGACCATCGTCGGGCAGAAAGGCGTGAACCTATCCGGCGGGCAGAAGCAGCGGCTCTCTATCGCAAGGGCGCTGATTCGTAAACCAAGGCTGCTCTTGCTGGACGACAGCACCAGTGCCCTCGATCTGAAGACGGAAGCGAAGTTGCTGCGAGCGTTGAAACGATATGATTGCACGACGCTCATCATCACCCAGAAGGTGAGCACCGCGATGCAGGCAGATCGGGTGATCCTGCTCGATCAGGGACGGATCATCGCACAAGGAACGCATGAAGAACTCACGGCATCATCCGATCTCTACCGACGCATCGTCGCCTCTCAGTTTGGAGAAAAGGCGGTGAGCGGATTATGA
- a CDS encoding ABC transporter ATP-binding protein, which yields MPGFGGPRGPMANLGKPKVRAKDLGGTIRKLWRYLAVHKWMLILVLFMVVVNVAMGLLGPYVLGLAVDNLVYEEGDGLMRLIICLGGIYAGLSLSAFLQNYWMIGISQKTVYTMRKDLFRRLHLLPIDYFVKRRHGELMSRITNDIDNVSQTLNSSFIQIFSSVLTFAGMLVLMAALSPLLTLVTLLIVPLMLLGMRWITSRTGRLFKEQQRHLGELNGYVEETVSGQRIVKLFSQEKRVIEEFMEKNRRLRDASYWAQVYSGFIPKLMNVLNNASFAIIAAIGGWLTLRGVISVGTILVFAEYARQFTRPLNDLANQFNTLLSAVAGAERVFEVMEEEPEFEDHEDHEDPREKVHPQTAQLQTVRGEIRFENVSFSYDGDEGEKLDTLQGIDLHVKPGETMALVGPTGAGKTTITSLLARFYDPQQGRILIDGLDITTIARNELRRLMGFVLQDTFLFTGTIRENIRYGRLDASDEEVERAAKLANAHSFIIQLPQGYDTVLTQDAADISQGQRQLLAIARAILADPAILILDEATSSIDTITEIKIQEALYRLMQGRTSIVVAHRLNTIQNADQIVVLHQGRIIERGTHQSLLAKKGYYHDLYQSQFTSEAM from the coding sequence ATGCCGGGATTCGGCGGCCCTAGAGGCCCCATGGCTAATCTGGGCAAACCCAAGGTAAGGGCCAAGGATCTCGGCGGAACGATCCGGAAATTGTGGCGGTACTTGGCGGTCCATAAGTGGATGCTCATTCTCGTGCTCTTCATGGTTGTGGTGAATGTCGCGATGGGATTGCTCGGCCCCTATGTACTGGGATTGGCCGTTGATAACCTGGTTTATGAGGAAGGCGACGGGCTCATGAGGCTGATCATCTGCCTGGGCGGCATCTATGCGGGCTTGTCGTTGTCGGCCTTTTTGCAAAACTATTGGATGATCGGCATCTCGCAGAAGACGGTCTACACGATGCGCAAAGATCTGTTCCGCCGCCTTCATCTCCTGCCGATCGATTATTTCGTAAAACGAAGACACGGCGAATTGATGAGCCGCATAACCAATGACATCGACAATGTCAGCCAGACGCTGAATAGTTCCTTCATTCAGATCTTCTCCAGCGTGCTTACCTTTGCCGGCATGTTGGTTTTGATGGCGGCGCTGAGTCCGCTGCTTACACTGGTGACGCTATTGATCGTACCGCTGATGCTCCTGGGTATGCGTTGGATCACTTCACGCACCGGCAGACTGTTCAAGGAGCAGCAGCGGCACCTCGGTGAACTTAACGGGTACGTGGAGGAAACAGTGTCCGGACAGCGCATCGTCAAGCTCTTCTCACAGGAGAAGCGGGTGATCGAGGAGTTCATGGAGAAGAACCGCCGATTGCGGGATGCTTCTTACTGGGCACAGGTATATTCCGGCTTCATCCCGAAGCTGATGAATGTGCTGAACAACGCCAGTTTCGCGATCATCGCCGCCATCGGCGGCTGGCTCACGCTGCGCGGAGTTATCTCGGTGGGCACCATTCTCGTCTTCGCCGAGTATGCTCGGCAGTTCACACGACCGCTGAATGACTTGGCGAATCAATTCAACACCTTGTTGTCCGCAGTGGCGGGTGCAGAGCGGGTGTTTGAAGTGATGGAAGAGGAGCCGGAGTTCGAAGATCATGAAGATCATGAAGACCCTAGAGAAAAAGTGCATCCGCAGACGGCGCAGTTGCAGACTGTTCGCGGGGAGATCCGCTTCGAAAACGTCTCCTTCTCCTATGACGGAGATGAGGGGGAGAAGCTGGATACACTGCAGGGGATCGATCTGCATGTGAAACCCGGCGAGACGATGGCCCTGGTCGGGCCGACGGGGGCAGGCAAGACGACGATCACGAGCCTGCTCGCCCGTTTCTATGATCCGCAGCAGGGACGCATCCTGATCGACGGCCTCGATATCACAACGATTGCGCGAAATGAGCTGCGCCGGCTGATGGGTTTCGTTCTGCAGGATACCTTCCTCTTCACAGGGACGATTCGCGAGAATATCCGCTATGGCAGGCTCGACGCAAGCGATGAGGAGGTCGAGCGGGCAGCGAAGCTGGCCAATGCTCATTCCTTCATCATACAGTTGCCGCAGGGCTATGATACGGTCCTGACGCAGGATGCAGCGGATATCAGCCAAGGTCAGCGGCAGCTTCTGGCGATCGCCCGAGCGATCTTGGCGGATCCGGCGATTCTCATCCTCGATGAAGCGACGAGCAGCATCGATACGATCACGGAGATCAAGATTCAGGAAGCCTTGTATCGGCTGATGCAAGGGCGCACGAGCATCGTGGTAGCCCATCGGCTCAACACGATTCAAAATGCCGATCAGATCGTGGTGCTGCATCAAGGGAGGATCATCGAACGCGGCACCCACCAATCGTTGTTGGCGAAGAAGGGGTATTATCATGACCTCTATCAGAGCCAGTTCACTTCAGAGGCCATGTAG
- the uxaC gene encoding glucuronate isomerase: MDEDFLLSNETARKLYHDFAKQMPIIDYHCHLSPQEIHENKTYKTITEVWLYGDHYKWRAMRSNGIEERYITGDASDYDKFLAYAKTLPDAIGNPLYHWSHLELKRYFGIDEVLNEKTAPAIWEKVNAQLNSEGFGARDFIKKSNVEVICTTDDPVDSLEYHIQIAKDESFDVKVLPSFRPDKGLEINRETFLPWIKQLAEISGHPINNYSDFLAALKARVDFFHKVGCRVSDHALDYVPYAEATEEEVSEIFAKALTGEKVSHEEEMKHKTYTLLFLGKLYAEYGWVMQYHMNASRNNNYRMFKQLGPDTGFDSISDTLIALPLTGLLSALDKEDKLPKTILYSLNPSHNHVIGALIGSFQGGGIPGKIQFGSGWWFNDTKLGMIAQMTTLADLGLLGRFVGMLTDSRSFLSYTRHEYFRRILCNLIGEWVENGEYPNDLEEVGRIVQNISYYNARNYFGF; encoded by the coding sequence ATGGATGAAGATTTTCTATTGAGCAATGAGACCGCTCGCAAACTGTATCATGATTTTGCGAAGCAGATGCCGATCATCGACTACCATTGTCATCTGAGCCCGCAAGAGATCCATGAGAACAAGACGTACAAGACGATCACTGAAGTATGGCTGTACGGCGACCATTACAAGTGGAGAGCGATGCGTTCCAACGGGATCGAAGAACGGTACATCACCGGCGACGCCAGCGATTATGACAAGTTCTTGGCGTATGCGAAGACCTTGCCCGATGCCATCGGCAACCCGCTGTATCACTGGTCCCATCTGGAGCTGAAGCGGTATTTCGGCATCGACGAAGTGCTGAATGAGAAGACCGCGCCGGCGATCTGGGAGAAGGTCAATGCCCAGCTGAACAGCGAAGGGTTTGGTGCTCGGGATTTCATCAAGAAGTCCAATGTTGAAGTCATCTGTACTACGGATGATCCTGTGGATTCGTTGGAATATCATATCCAAATCGCCAAAGACGAGTCCTTCGATGTGAAAGTGCTGCCATCTTTCCGCCCGGATAAGGGACTGGAGATCAACCGCGAGACCTTCTTGCCCTGGATTAAGCAGCTGGCGGAAATATCCGGTCACCCGATCAACAACTACAGCGATTTCCTCGCTGCGCTGAAAGCCCGCGTCGATTTCTTCCATAAAGTCGGCTGCCGTGTCTCTGACCATGCTCTGGACTACGTACCTTATGCTGAGGCGACGGAGGAAGAGGTCAGCGAGATATTTGCCAAGGCATTGACGGGCGAAAAGGTTTCCCATGAGGAAGAAATGAAGCATAAGACGTATACGCTGCTCTTCCTGGGTAAGCTGTACGCTGAGTACGGCTGGGTGATGCAGTATCACATGAATGCATCGCGCAATAACAACTACCGGATGTTCAAACAACTGGGTCCAGATACGGGCTTCGACTCCATCAGCGATACGCTGATCGCGCTTCCGCTGACGGGACTGCTGTCCGCACTGGACAAGGAAGACAAACTGCCGAAGACGATCCTGTACTCGCTGAATCCATCCCATAACCACGTGATCGGTGCGCTGATCGGCAGCTTCCAAGGCGGCGGCATCCCGGGGAAGATCCAGTTTGGTTCCGGCTGGTGGTTTAACGATACGAAGCTGGGCATGATCGCACAGATGACCACGCTGGCTGATCTTGGTCTGCTGGGCCGTTTCGTCGGTATGTTGACCGACTCCAGAAGCTTCCTGTCCTATACTCGCCATGAGTATTTCCGCCGTATCCTGTGCAACTTGATCGGTGAGTGGGTCGAGAACGGGGAGTATCCTAACGATCTTGAAGAGGTCGGCCGGATCGTGCAGAACATCTCTTATTACAATGCACGCAACTACTTTGGATTCTAA
- a CDS encoding siderophore ABC transporter substrate-binding protein: MKRFMIILITLLLAVTTAACAAGSDAKNDSTPGSQVSEGSDNGAANQEQDTDALEETAEEELEITHQLGVTPVKKNPQTVVVFDFGSLDTLDKLGVEVKGVPQANVPGYLSKYAEEPYVNVGSLKEPDMETIYGLRPDLIIISGRQSDYYEELSEIAPTIFMGIDTERYMASFRENVLTLAGIFGKEEEAEAELTAIEERVAAVSEKMSASEETGLIILTTGGKVSAFGPGSRFGIIHDELGVKPADPSIDVDTHGMSISFEFIAEKDPDYLFVVDRDAVVGDAAATPAAAVLDNELIHKTKAYQNDNIVYLSPDYWYLSGGGLISTAEMVKEVEEGLK; the protein is encoded by the coding sequence ATGAAGAGGTTTATGATCATCTTGATCACGCTGCTGTTGGCCGTCACCACAGCCGCATGTGCTGCAGGCAGCGATGCGAAGAATGACAGCACACCAGGAAGTCAAGTCAGTGAGGGGTCCGACAACGGCGCAGCGAATCAAGAACAAGATACAGATGCTCTAGAAGAAACTGCCGAGGAAGAGCTGGAGATCACGCACCAACTGGGCGTAACGCCGGTGAAGAAGAATCCGCAGACCGTTGTGGTCTTTGACTTCGGCTCGCTTGATACGCTGGATAAGCTGGGCGTAGAAGTCAAGGGCGTACCGCAGGCGAACGTTCCCGGATATCTGTCCAAGTATGCTGAGGAGCCATATGTCAACGTCGGTTCGCTGAAAGAGCCGGATATGGAGACGATCTATGGTCTTCGGCCGGACCTGATCATCATCTCCGGCAGACAGTCGGACTATTACGAAGAGCTGAGCGAGATTGCACCGACGATCTTCATGGGCATTGACACAGAACGTTATATGGCATCCTTCCGTGAGAATGTGTTGACCTTGGCCGGCATCTTCGGCAAAGAAGAAGAAGCTGAGGCTGAACTGACGGCAATCGAAGAACGCGTTGCGGCGGTGTCCGAGAAGATGTCCGCCAGCGAAGAGACGGGTCTCATCATCCTGACCACAGGCGGCAAGGTGAGCGCCTTCGGTCCGGGTTCCCGCTTCGGCATCATCCATGACGAATTGGGCGTAAAACCTGCTGATCCTTCGATCGATGTGGATACTCACGGCATGAGCATCTCCTTCGAGTTCATCGCGGAGAAGGATCCGGATTATCTCTTCGTTGTAGACCGCGATGCGGTTGTCGGCGATGCCGCAGCAACTCCAGCCGCGGCAGTATTGGACAATGAACTCATTCATAAGACGAAGGCTTATCAGAATGACAACATCGTCTATCTAAGCCCGGACTACTGGTATCTGTCCGGCGGCGGCCTGATCTCGACAGCAGAGATGGTCAAGGAAGTTGAAGAAGGCCTTAAGTAA
- a CDS encoding MarR family winged helix-turn-helix transcriptional regulator — protein MKGSNMVDENMESKQSPTAKQLMEAFMMMVRTFRDDPSGIPGCKRSHVMLLYCLKQASEAEALGLRISDISKRLKVTSPTVTQWVNELEAGGLVVRKGDGEDRRVVRVQLSDKGEQVLMKVKDVWLQTFNGLVEYLGEQESQSLAASLVKALSYMQQHRDRLKQTSLGGDM, from the coding sequence ATGAAAGGATCAAACATGGTGGATGAGAATATGGAGAGCAAACAATCTCCAACAGCGAAACAGCTGATGGAAGCATTTATGATGATGGTCCGCACATTTCGCGACGATCCCAGCGGCATACCGGGCTGCAAGCGAAGTCATGTCATGCTGCTGTATTGTTTGAAGCAGGCTTCAGAAGCGGAAGCATTGGGACTAAGAATATCCGATATCAGCAAGAGGTTAAAGGTCACGTCACCAACGGTTACCCAGTGGGTGAATGAATTGGAAGCCGGAGGTCTTGTTGTTCGCAAGGGCGACGGAGAGGATCGCCGAGTCGTTCGCGTGCAGTTAAGCGACAAGGGGGAACAAGTGCTGATGAAAGTCAAGGACGTCTGGCTCCAAACCTTCAACGGCTTGGTCGAATACCTCGGTGAGCAGGAGAGCCAATCACTGGCGGCATCGTTGGTAAAGGCGTTGTCTTATATGCAGCAACATCGTGATCGCTTGAAACAAACCTCGTTAGGCGGTGACATGTAA
- a CDS encoding SMP-30/gluconolactonase/LRE family protein gives MKAELLVDSRCLLGEGPVWDEREGTLWWVDIDGKRLHRYHMAEGQHEQAALPAKVGSFALREKGGLITAGEHGWALCDEDGSNWTPLADPEKDCPRHRFNDGKCDAKGRFYAGTYSLDNKPEASLYVMHPDLTWHKLLDGGIVCSNGLAWSDDGKTLYYIDSPTKRIDRFTADPVSGRLSGRRTVIEIDEPGVVPDGMTIDEEGMLWVAEWGGWKVSRWNPHTGQRLMIIEVPAQHVTSCAFGGAQMDELFITTASIGLSEEDRLMQPHAGGVFHVHAGIKGRRSYRFAG, from the coding sequence ATGAAAGCGGAGCTGCTGGTGGACAGCCGGTGTCTGTTAGGCGAGGGGCCGGTATGGGATGAAAGAGAGGGAACGCTGTGGTGGGTGGATATCGATGGGAAACGATTGCATCGATACCACATGGCGGAAGGGCAGCATGAGCAGGCGGCACTTCCCGCAAAAGTTGGCTCCTTCGCTCTGCGCGAGAAGGGCGGACTGATCACGGCGGGCGAGCACGGCTGGGCGCTGTGCGATGAGGACGGCAGCAATTGGACGCCGCTTGCCGATCCGGAGAAGGATTGCCCCAGACACCGATTCAATGATGGAAAATGCGATGCAAAGGGAAGGTTCTATGCCGGCACCTATTCGCTGGACAACAAGCCGGAAGCTTCTCTGTACGTGATGCATCCCGACTTGACGTGGCACAAACTCTTGGACGGCGGGATCGTCTGCTCGAACGGCTTGGCTTGGAGCGATGACGGGAAGACGCTGTATTATATCGACTCGCCGACGAAGCGGATCGATCGCTTCACGGCAGATCCTGTAAGCGGAAGGCTCTCTGGGCGGCGGACGGTCATCGAGATTGATGAGCCCGGCGTCGTGCCGGACGGCATGACCATCGATGAGGAAGGGATGCTCTGGGTGGCAGAGTGGGGCGGTTGGAAGGTGAGCCGCTGGAATCCTCACACTGGACAGCGGCTTATGATCATCGAAGTGCCGGCCCAGCATGTCACTTCCTGTGCTTTTGGCGGAGCGCAGATGGATGAATTGTTCATCACTACGGCTTCTATCGGTTTGTCCGAGGAGGATCGGCTGATGCAGCCTCACGCCGGCGGGGTATTCCATGTGCATGCGGGCATCAAAGGGCGGAGATCATACCGATTTGCAGGCTGA
- the nagB gene encoding glucosamine-6-phosphate deaminase, translated as MVKLWIGEHAQAVAEHAVDLIEQTIKGKPACVLGLATGSTPLKTYQEMIRRYREGRLDFSQVTTFNLDEYYGLDERHPQSYHYFMYENLFRYINIPRERIHIPCGTPQDIEAYCRHYDQRIAESGGIDLQLLGIGPNGHIGFNEPADELQAGTHLVRLTEDTIQANARFFPSIDDVPRQAITMGMKTILSARKIILLAEGEGKAMIIKKLLESAITTQLPASFLRLHPDVTILIDREAAKYLPSSITGEGHSIV; from the coding sequence ATGGTGAAACTTTGGATTGGGGAGCATGCCCAGGCAGTAGCAGAACATGCGGTGGATCTCATCGAACAGACGATCAAAGGCAAGCCGGCATGCGTGCTGGGATTGGCCACGGGAAGTACGCCGCTTAAAACCTATCAGGAGATGATTCGCCGTTACCGCGAAGGGCGGCTGGACTTCTCGCAGGTCACTACCTTTAATCTGGACGAATATTACGGACTGGATGAGCGTCATCCGCAAAGTTACCATTACTTCATGTACGAGAATCTATTCCGATATATCAATATCCCTCGAGAGCGGATTCACATCCCTTGCGGGACTCCGCAGGACATTGAAGCTTATTGCCGCCATTATGATCAACGGATCGCCGAAAGCGGCGGGATCGACCTGCAGCTGCTGGGGATCGGGCCGAATGGTCATATCGGCTTTAATGAGCCGGCGGATGAATTGCAGGCGGGCACTCATCTGGTGCGGTTGACGGAGGATACGATCCAGGCGAATGCGCGGTTCTTTCCCTCCATCGATGATGTTCCCCGCCAGGCCATCACGATGGGGATGAAGACGATCCTCTCAGCAAGGAAGATCATCCTGCTGGCAGAGGGCGAGGGCAAGGCCATGATCATCAAGAAATTGCTGGAGTCGGCGATTACGACGCAGCTGCCGGCGTCCTTCCTGCGCCTTCATCCGGATGTTACGATCCTCATCGATCGGGAGGCGGCGAAGTACTTGCCAAGTTCGATCACAGGAGAAGGACACAGCATCGTATGA
- the nagA gene encoding N-acetylglucosamine-6-phosphate deacetylase, protein MKILLYRAVVYADRGAAAVSQMRGMACGRSQQSADAAGSDPYEILNGGAVLIEDGKIAAVYADEGAWANLDISDCELIDLDGRLLVPGFVDVHVHGGGGYDVMRGDVSHIQGMSRFHATHGTTTILPTTLTAEHHRIERAVAAIVDAIKEGQAGADIAGIHLEGPYISPARCGAQHPEYVRDASIAELDRYIRLSEGRIRLITIAPERPQALELIRYAAEQGITVSLGHTDATWAIMQEAVRQGASHVTHLFNGMRPLHHREPGAAGAALMLDELTVELICDGHHVHPDLIRFVHRVKPQGKIVLITDAMEAAGLPDGEEYQLGGLACFKRDGQVRLKSRGDLAGSCLTMDAALRNALRFTGGTLAEILPMLTINPARQAGIAASKGSIAPGKDADLTVLDDDFQVRATYVKGKRVYG, encoded by the coding sequence ATGAAGATACTGCTGTACCGGGCGGTCGTCTATGCGGACCGCGGAGCCGCTGCTGTCTCGCAGATGCGCGGGATGGCTTGCGGCCGTTCCCAGCAGTCTGCTGACGCAGCGGGATCAGACCCCTATGAGATCTTGAATGGCGGTGCCGTGCTGATCGAAGACGGGAAGATTGCGGCCGTTTACGCCGATGAAGGGGCCTGGGCGAATCTGGATATATCCGATTGTGAGCTCATCGACTTAGACGGACGCCTGCTGGTACCCGGCTTTGTCGATGTTCATGTACACGGCGGCGGCGGATACGACGTGATGCGGGGCGACGTGTCCCATATTCAGGGGATGAGTCGGTTTCACGCAACCCATGGCACGACGACGATCCTGCCCACGACATTGACTGCGGAACATCATCGGATCGAACGCGCTGTCGCCGCCATTGTGGATGCCATCAAAGAAGGACAGGCAGGGGCGGATATCGCCGGCATCCATCTTGAAGGGCCGTATATCAGCCCGGCCCGCTGCGGCGCACAGCACCCGGAGTATGTGCGGGATGCGTCCATCGCGGAACTCGATCGATACATACGATTATCCGAAGGGCGAATACGCCTGATCACCATAGCGCCGGAGAGACCGCAGGCCTTGGAGCTGATCCGCTATGCTGCGGAACAGGGCATCACGGTCTCGCTTGGCCATACCGATGCAACATGGGCGATCATGCAGGAGGCGGTTCGGCAGGGTGCTTCCCATGTGACGCATCTGTTCAACGGGATGCGGCCGCTGCATCACCGCGAACCGGGTGCGGCGGGGGCTGCTCTGATGCTGGATGAACTGACGGTGGAGCTGATCTGCGACGGACATCATGTGCATCCCGATCTCATCCGCTTCGTTCATCGTGTGAAGCCGCAGGGCAAGATCGTGCTGATCACCGATGCGATGGAAGCCGCCGGACTTCCCGACGGCGAGGAATATCAATTAGGCGGTCTTGCCTGCTTCAAACGGGATGGGCAGGTGCGGCTCAAGTCGCGCGGGGATCTGGCTGGCAGCTGTTTGACGATGGATGCTGCCCTGCGCAATGCGCTGCGGTTCACGGGCGGTACGCTGGCGGAGATTCTGCCGATGCTGACGATTAATCCGGCGCGGCAGGCCGGCATCGCCGCTTCCAAAGGCTCCATCGCACCCGGCAAGGACGCAGACTTGACGGTGCTCGATGATGACTTCCAAGTCAGAGCAACTTATGTTAAAGGGAAACGGGTATATGGTTGA
- the mscL gene encoding large conductance mechanosensitive channel protein MscL, translated as MWKEFKKFAVRGNVIDLAVGVIIGTSFTAIVNSLVNDIIMPPIGALLEGVDFKDLFISLDGGEYASLAAAQEAGAATLNYGQFINTVINFMIIAFVIFLLVRQINKMKQKLDRQEETKAPKTKECPECLSEIPVKAKRCKYCTALVVQESGNSRA; from the coding sequence ATGTGGAAGGAATTTAAGAAGTTCGCTGTGCGCGGCAATGTGATCGATCTGGCCGTGGGTGTGATCATCGGAACGTCATTCACCGCAATCGTCAATTCCCTGGTCAACGACATCATCATGCCGCCGATTGGTGCGCTGTTGGAAGGAGTGGATTTTAAAGATCTGTTCATCAGTCTGGACGGCGGTGAATACGCGAGCCTGGCTGCGGCGCAGGAAGCCGGTGCAGCCACCTTAAACTACGGACAGTTTATCAACACGGTGATCAACTTCATGATCATCGCCTTCGTGATCTTCCTTTTGGTAAGGCAGATCAACAAGATGAAGCAGAAACTTGACAGACAAGAAGAAACCAAGGCGCCGAAGACGAAGGAATGCCCGGAATGCCTGTCGGAGATTCCGGTCAAGGCGAAGCGCTGCAAATACTGCACAGCATTAGTCGTTCAAGAATCCGGGAACAGCCGGGCCTGA